The Antechinus flavipes isolate AdamAnt ecotype Samford, QLD, Australia chromosome 4, AdamAnt_v2, whole genome shotgun sequence genomic interval TCTCAGGGAAAGGCAGGAAAAAGgttctgatagagatcagtttagttccATGCTCCCATCCTCTGTGGAAGTATTCtaatcagaaatccaagttatgacTAGTCCCTAAAGCTAAATTTTGCCTATAAATCTATCTATGGCACATACCATGTTTGTTGACTTCCTTTTTGTCAGTCCACCATACACtctgttttcatgttgtttttccCCTTACCCTTCCCCCCTGCCACATCTCTCCTAACCCCATTATGCCTCatggtatttttttcctctcaaaccCCACTtcttttttagaatatatttaaattcctttcagaatttagccTACCAGGCTAAGGAAAAGGTAAAATTAGtgattatattatacaaattaggtgaagagaaagaatagacacaaaggcaTTAGAAAGGAGAGGAGTGCTGGAAGTGGCTTACCAGGAATTTTTGCTATAGTGATTTAATGCCAACTGAatgtgaagagagaaagaatcacAAGGACCAGGTGGGAGATGTGAAGAATAAGCTCCAATCTATCTGAAGGTAGGGGTTTATATATCTTTAGACATAGCCATAACAAGAAACTTTCTCATGAGAACATTTCCCTGGCTGTTTCCTAGCTTTCTTGTTATCAAAAAGATAATTCACTTCCCAAGAGACAACAGAGGAATAGTAGACCAACATCCTGAGTTAACACAGCCTTTGGATTCCAGACAAGCTACAGGAAAACCTGGTCTGGCCTGAATTCCTCAGAGTTGGTCTTTAACAGAGGAGGGTTCATATTTCCGAAAAATTACATCAGAATGGGACAAATTGTCAATATTCATACATACCATGAAGAGTATTACACcctatatactatataaaatctatatagaaatctataaatctataaagaaaaaagggagggacagagtaaagatggcagagagtagacaggtttTCATCTGAGCTCTTcttgggggagagaagagggggaagCAGCCAAGTGCAGGTGCAGGTGCAGCACAGGGACCCAAGAGAATCTATctggaggctcttagccaaaatacagtagcattggctactctgtcttgATGGAAGCCAGTGcgtcagcagattagctgtgagacatatCCCACATAAATACTAAGGCAAAAAGTGAGTCTCTGAACTCCAGAATTACGTGGGACTTGGTCACACCAACCTAGCACCAGAAGGAAGTTAGCAACACCACCTCAAGGCAGCATAAAGTCACTGTCACCTCTAGAGATAGCTTGGTACAAAGTCCCCCCTCCTCCACCTTTGCCCTAAGAGAAGATatctcaatcttttaaaaaaaaatttttttaagcaaaaagaactctgaccatagatagcttttatgaaaaaaagagaacaatccTGAcaatcctaaaggcaaatcatctccagaagaAGTCCCAAAGGGTGATAATGAGTTAGTTCCCATCTCACAATACTcccttgaaagaattcaaaaaggatctcagaagaaattagaaaaatggggaaaggaaatgagaactttgcaagagtttggaaaaggaaacacagaaattatctgaagaaaactcctttaaaaaataggcttagtgaaatggaaaaatcatatgactccttacaaaatagaggtgatgaaatgagaaaaaagcatatagtctttataaaatagatttgaaaaagaaatcaattaattgaaaaacagaatttgtgaaatggaaaaaaaaaaatacaattgaacaaaacacctcatttataagttcaattggccaaatgcaaaaggaaattaaaaaactaacagaaaaaaaataattcactaaaaattagaattgaaaaaatggaagtgaatgactcaatgagacatcaagaatcaatcaaacaaaaccaaaaaaaaaaaaaaagaaaagaaaagaaaagaaaagaaaaaaaagaaaagaaaaagaaaagaaaagaaaagaaaagaaaaaattgaagaaaatgtaaaatatttcatcggaaaaacaactgacctggaaaatagatccaggagagacaatctaagaattattggactacttgaaaccatgattaaaaaaaaagagcctagacatcattttccaggaaatcatcaagaaaaactgccctgatgtcctaaaaccagagggtaaaatagtcattgaaagaattcactgataacTCCCTGAAAGAGACCCTgaaaggaaaactccaaggaacatcatagctaaatttcaaatattgaggagtcacAATCAAGATCACctaggacttagcagcttccactttaaaggatcaaagggcttggaatctgatattccaaaaaggcaaaggaagttggattgtagccaagaatcaactcttcagcaaaattaagcatcattaggggaaaggatggatagtaaatgaaatgggtgaatttcatttatttctgatgaaaagtccagagctaaatagaaaatttgattttcaaatacagaacttgagaagcataaaaagataaaaggaaaaggaaaaaaaacttccttttaaaagttaaaaagcttacaGCCCtctatgggaagatgatatgcttaactcttgagatctgtatctctgttacaGGTATTCTTTGAGGGTGccagtataatttgattttattgtgatgttaaccaaaaaaaaaaactaggggaggaaaggggattctttttttttttaattaaagggttttatttacaaaacatatgcatgggtaatttttcaacattaacccttgccaaaccttctatctcaaattttcccctccttccctccacttcctctcccttagatgacaggtagtccaatacattaagtatgttaaaatatatgttaaatccaatatatgtatacatatttatataattatcttgctgcacaagaaaaatcagatcaaaaaggaagaaaacactgcaatagaaaacaaaatgcaagcaaacaacaacagagagagtgagagtgctatgttgtggtccacactcagttcccactatcttcttctctgggtgtagagggTTCTCTCTTTCTTACTGAgtaagtggaactggtttgaatcaatctcattgttgaagagagccatgtccatcagaaccgATCATAGTATAGTCTTGTTGAGAGAAtttcagacatatttagcttcacagagaaacttgtctcatactatagggaagtaggagggggaaggagaaaagaaagggggaaactAATAGAAGGAAGatcagaaatagaagagaaaatgtataaaaaagagagaaagactaaAAAAGGGGGAGAACTATTTGAGAgaggtagtggtcagaagcaaaatactgggaaggaaggaaggggggaaagaaaagagaaaagtataacttaggGAAAACAAGAAGGCagaaaatacagagttagtaattttaattgggaatgggaatgggatgaactttcccataaaatggaagcagatagtaggctggattaaaagccagaatcctacaatatgttatttacaagaaacacatttaaagcagagtgatacattcagagtaaagataaaaagctgaagcagaatctattatgcttcagctgaagtttaaaaaaaaaaaaaaagcaggggtagccatcctgatctcagattaaacaaaagcaaaactaggtctaattaaaagggataaggaggaaactacatcttgctaaagggtatcatagataatgaagtaatatcagtactaaacataaaTCAAGTGGTTTCAAATTCCTCAAGAAGTTTAAGTGCAAgaagagacagcaaaactacactagagaatctcaatcttgctctctcagaactatataaatcaaccataaaataaataaaaaagaatttaaggaggtaaatagtattctagaaaagttagatatgatagaccattggataaaactgaatggagacaaaaaggattatactttttttctcagcagtacatggaacttATATAAAAATTGAACATGTATTAGGTCATAaatatctcaaaatcaaatgcaaaaaggcaaaaataaatgcattttttcagatcatgatgtaataaaaattacatgcaaaaaagGCCAGGCGAAAATTAaccaaaaatgaattggaaactaaataatctgatcctcaagaatgggtaaaacaacaaagcatagacacaaaaaataatttcatccaagagaatgacaataatgagacaacattcagtcaaagcagttcttaggtaaaattttatatctctaaatgcttacttgtataaaatagagaaagagaagatcaatgaattgggcatgcaactaaaaaagctagaaaaagaaatttaaaatgcccagttaaataccaaatttgaaattctgaaaataaaagaagagaataataaaattgaaagtaagaaaatattgaattaataaagacaattaagagttggttttattttttaaaaaacaacaaaacagataactttgattagaaaaaggaaagaagaaaatcaaattgttagtatcaaacatgaaaagagagaattttccatcaatgaaaaaggaaattagagcaataattaggagttattttgcccaactatatgtcaataaatcagataatctaagtgaaatggagaaatatttacaaaaatatagattgtccaagttagagaagaggaaataaattatttaaatagtctcccatttcagaaaaagaaattgaacaagttattaatcaactccctaagaaaaatcacCGGGGccaaatgaatttacatgtgacttctaccaaacatttaaagaaaaattaattccaatactgtgcaaactatttggaaaaataggtaaaggagttCTACTCCAAACTCCTCTTATGACACAGAtgtggtgctgatacctaaaccagatagggttaaaatggagaaagaatattatacaccaaatttcctaatgaatattgatgcaaaaatatcaaataaaatgttagcaagagattacagcaagttatccccagaataatacactgtaaccaagtagaatttataccagaaaccagggttggttcaatattaggaaaataattgtCATGATTGGCTatgttaataaccaaattaacaaaaatcatgtgattatctcaataaatgcagaaaaagcatttgataaaatccaaggaccattcctattaaaaacactagagtataggaataaataggagtgttccttaaaataattagtagcatctatttaaaaccatcagcaaacatcatatgtaatggggaacattcccagtaagatcagaggtgaaacaaggttgcccactatcaccattactattcaatattgtattagaaatgttagctttgacaataaaagaaaaagagattaaaggaattagaataggtaatgagaaaaccaaattatccctctttgcagatgatatgatggtatacactTACTAAGTatacacttagagaatcctatagaatcaattgaaaaactactaaaaacaattcacaactttagcagagttgcaggatataaaataaattcacataaatcatcagcattttaatatattatcaacaaagtccaacagcaagagatacaaagagaaattccatttaagataacggtaggtaatataaaatatttgggaatcaatctgtcaaggcaaagtcaggaactatatatgACCACAATTACAAaagctttccacacaaataaagtcatatttaatcttttggaaaaatatcaagcgctcatgggtaagctgagctaatataataaaaatgataacaccATCTAAAGTAATCTACTTATTCtatgccatgccaatcaaattcccaagaaattattttacagagctagagaaaataacaaagtggtgaagaatttcaaggaaattaatgaaaaaaaaatccaaatgaaggtggtctagctgtaccagacctaaaaatTGACTACTgtcaatcagtagaataggttaggttcacaatgtctatatatgtctataaagTCTACATAGTCTATatagtcaatgaccatagtaatctacagtttgacaaagccaaaagatcccagcttttgggataaggcctcactatttgacaaaaactgctgggaaaattggaaatcagtaacaccttataccaagataacgTCAAAATGAAAGAGtagtattataagcaaattagaagaacaaaagatagtcctccatctcagatttgtggagaaggaaggaatttgtggccaaagaagaactgaagtatATTGctgaatgcaaaaataaataattttgattatattaagcttaAAAGCTTTTGTatcaacaaaaccaatgcagacaagattaaaagggaagcaataaaacttggggaaaattttacattcaagggttctgataaagggttcatttctaaaatatacaattgactcaaatttataagaatccaagccattctcccattggtaatggtgaaaggatatgaacagataattttcagatgaaaagattaaaaccatttctactcatatgaaaaggtgctcaaaatcactattgacctgagaattgcaaattaagacaactctgaggtatcactacacatctctcagattggctaagattacaggaaaagataatgatgactgtCTGAGGGGatattggaaaactgggacactaatacattgttggtgaagttgtgaactgattgaacCGTTTTGGGACAATTATAACCGTTTGGCAGCATAATTTCAGAGTcataaagagacttacatgaactgatgctaagtgaagtgagtagaaccaggagatcattatacacagcaacagcaagattatatgatgatcaattctgatgaatgtagttctattcaacaatgaaatgattcaggccagttccaatggtcttgtgatgaagagagccatctgcattcagagagaggactgtggggagtgagtgtggatcacaccatagtatttacactgttttttttttgttgttgtttgcttgatttttgttttctttctcattttttcctttttgatctgatttttcttgtggagcataattttggaaatgtgtatagaagaattgcacatgtttaacatatattggattacttgccatctagggaagagggtagggagaaaggaagggggaaaattggaacacaaggttttgcaatggtgaatgttgaaaattatccatgcatatgttttgaaaataaaaagctttataaaaaaaaaagagggaaggggtgaaggaaaagcaaaaggtgGGAGAAGATGGGAAGGTCTATGAgtgggaggaggttaagtaaCAGCAAGGGTTAGCAAGGATAAGAAAAAAGCAATATACACAAACACTTCAAGGATCAGGAGtaaaatctatttgaaaaaaaaaaaaggtagggctAATAAATCATTGATCTTAAGACAAAGTCAAACATAAAGATTCAGTCAAGAGAGAAGTCTACATTACATCAGTGATACTAATATTGTTTCAGATAAATGTTTACAGATGGGTaaatgcatgtgtacatatgtatttgtatagatatatatatgtgtgtatagatatatttatatgtatacgtatatgtatatgtgtaaatgtatcTATGCTTAACTGCTTGGATGAGGTTGGGGGGATAAAAGgggtggaaaaaaataaagtttaaaaagtatgcagCAGGGAACAAAAGCacaatctacaaggaagcaaagaaaagatgggacACTCATgagtataatttcttctattaatatatatattttcttgaaatgaaaatgtattgttatatattttgaatcctccctggtgttctgctgggtacatgacaatgtttgttttgttttattttgtatttttctgcagtttttttacttattttgtatttaacaataaaatttttaaaaattaaaaaagatatatataggTTAAGctggcatttttttaaataacaactttttattttcaaaatatatacaaaaatgggcagctaggtgatgcagtggatagaggaccagcctgaagttaggaggaactgagttcaaatttggtctcagacacttaacacttcctagctgtgtgaccttgggcaagtcacttaaccccaattgcctcagaaagaagaaaaaagaatcactCAGAATatagcaaagataatttttaacattcacccttgcaaaatcttgtgttccaaatttttctacctcctttcccTCCATATCCACCCTCCTCCCCTatacagcaagaaatccaatatatgttaaacatgtgcaattcttctatccatatttccacatttatcatgctgcataagaaaaatcagatcaaaaggaggaaaaaattagaaaaaaaaataaaagcaagcatacaacaacaaaagaaggTGCAAATATTATGTTGAAATCCACAGGCaattctcacagtcctctttctggatgccgatggctctctccatcacaagtctattagaattggcctgaatcacctcattggtaTTCTAAATGAactaaataatcaaattaaaacatatgaaaatcaaaggagataaggcaataaaaataaacatagttttttaaaatgaccATTAAAAGGGCTAaactattattaaattaatttgttttaagaGAAAACAGCAAAATTACCAGtcatagtcaataagcatttattacgtACCCACAAGCACTGTGCAGGCACTATGCAAACACTGTGGATACAATGGAATGCTTATAAGacacagtccctgctcttaagggttacacaaggaaaatttaaaatgaaatctaaggagaagaaaataaaaaatattaataatttatgtaaaggTACAATAAATTAGCAGATTAGTCAGTTTCCAAGAAGtcactatataaactattttatttaatatagcaACCTTAGCATACAAGACTCTTTGTTTGGTAAATAAcatgttttaggaaaaaaatttttggcACCAAATATTGTACATATGGTACAATTCCTAGTTCCAAATGATGGAATGTCCTTAGCTAACAAGCTAAATCCTAAAAGTTATTTAGGACCCAAAAAGAGTTTATTAGCTATAAGGAAaaagataccatgaggcatgGTGAGGAGATGAAAGACATCATGAGATActggtggggagaggagagaggaaagacatCACAAGGCAGAAATACATGTCAAACTGACTCAAAAGGGATTTAGCAAAGATAGCATAAGCTTTAGAcagatttataggagaaatttaaGAACAAGGGTTTGATATAACCTGGGATTTCTGGCTGGACACAGCAAGGTGGACACAAGCAACTTCCACAGAGGTTAGAACTATAAGATTAAACTGATCCAAGTGCTCTTCCAtgcttgcctcagggaataattttatagtttccctgaattgttctgcctcagtttccctgaattgttctgtctcaatccccttgGTTGCAACTTCACTTCTCTGCTCATTAGAACTgaaataattagggctgtggagatctgacattccagaagataagactccagaATGTCCTGTCTCAGCTACCTAATTGGCATTGTCTAAatctctaagtttcagacttcctggctctagttggacaCCTCCTAAGTTCTCCcaatttgttagaatttatggtcctacccccaacaGTCAGACCtagattgatggtccctgcctggagattcctgctcaccagagtttgtACTCCAACCCTCCTGCATTTGTCTATCTACCCAAGCTTAGAGccatatatgtcattgagaacttacATTCACTGCTAGATgttttgagacatcagccctgggggcaacatgccccaccacaatctctccctctgaataaaatattaaaaaaactcaaatctattttgcctccatttctccagcattataccTCAGGACCTCATCATAACTttagaacaattttcaaataacaataaaaatagatttgatgaggTGAGGGGGAAGAGATCCCTTCTGGTCCAGGTGCAGGTCctatgtgaaagaatttgcaaacccgaAATCTGTatggagatttttatttttcactaagaaaGAAGCTTTCTTAGCAGTCAAAACTCTTGATTAAGAATTTGTTAGAGATGAATTAACAAAATCATGACTATATGGAATAAATCTTGGCCTGGGGCTGGGAGCTGTCTGGGCTAATCAGTAGAGGACTATCAGACagagatctccaactgaatgaaaccacttaactgggagtttgcaGGCTTTTCCCAGGGTCTGGGAACTCCCTGAAAAGGATAGTTTCTGGGCCCCCCAGAGATCTCAGTTTATGTCAGATTCATCTATGAAAGAGATAACCTGTgttcacaaaaataataaaattttaataatgcttcattttttctAAGTGACTCCTCAAAAGTGAAGGAATAGTCAAAAATGGTCTactaatttgtttaatttttcccacatcctttttCTCTGATGATTCTTCCATAAGGACATCCACTTTAATTGGACTTGTATCTTGAGGCTGGAGAAGTGGATAAGCAATACTCCATTCAAATGTTTTACGGCTCTTCTTCTTCATCTGCTTTTGAAATGGAGGAGGATGACTTGGGATTCTTATAGAAAGTCTTTCCTTGATCCTTTCCTCACTAAATTCTCTACCTCTATTCATTCGTTCTAGATGTTCTTTCATTTGCTGCTTCTGGTCCGACTCTCTTATATGCTTTCTCATGGATGGGGTCTTCTTGatgtcattctttttattttcagaaaatagaattaggggaaaatgtgttttgcttgaACTTTGGGgcaatgatttatattttatatctttactaTATCTGGCCTGTTCTGTTCTGAGTATATGACTCTTTATATGTTTTAACTCTCTCTTTGGTACTAAATAGTCCCATTCTTTAATTTTTGAGCTTTTCTGGCTTTTTGGTATTTTTACTGGCTCTATTTGGGGCTTCTTAAATTCATTCTGTTCTTCCATCATTTCCATTATTCTTGTATAGTAGTAATTCTCTGCTTTAGCAAGTCGGTAATCAAAAGACATAGCCTTTTCTTTAGAAAGTGTTTCATGTTCCTCTTTATATCTTTGAACTAACAGatttcttgctgctggagtaTGTAAACCACCTAAACTCTGTCAAAATGAAGTGGGAATTTTTtgatggttttttgtttgttttttgttttgttttgttttttacatttttctatacTGTTATACACAAGCAAAACAGTAAAGGCTGGTTCAAAGAAAAGACACTGGGGGCTGGCTTTCTCTacatttggtaaaaaaaaaaaaaaatagcagttaGGTTTGGTCTGCTTTCACTGCCAAATTAAATAGCTgaggctattttttaaaaatttcaaccCAATATTTTgacctcaattcaaattccaTGTCAAAATTCACTTAACTAGCACTGactgtgattctggacaagtgaCTTTAATTTCtgccttcatctataaaatgaggatgacatAGCCTACCTCCCAGAGGAAGgatgatgaggatcaaatgagataatatttataaagcactctgcaaatatttgagtgctatgtaaatataaatttttgttttgcaaTCTGCAAGATGAGTTGGGAAATGTTGCTAGCACATAAATTTGCTGATTAAAAATACCATATCTCTCTTATTACATAGTGCTATGCTAGTTAActtaccacaatttttttttctagtgggGATTGATGACCTATGGCAATACGAGGGTCTTGGGTACTTTTTGCCCAGGATAATCTAAATGGTGAAGAAGACAATAGTATTAAAACTTAGGAAACTGTTTCTATAACTCAGATAATAAATTCTATCACAAAGTTTGAGCACATTTAAAACCAAGAAATCAAATACTTATAATTGTAATTAAGAGTATTTTTCAAGCAAGGGTTTTTTCCCCTACCCACTAatactaattatatatatgtacatacataatagatattatatgtaaagagataatacatatgtgtgtgtgtatatatatatatatatatatatgtatgtgtatatacataaaaacacacacatagatacacacatagagaaaaagagaaaacatgatttttttccaaTGTAGAAATACTGCCTTTTCTGAGATGGAGAATAAGTAAAAATTTTACCACCACCAtccccctttccccacctctGATTACTTCTGAAATGGAACAACAATCCAAAATTGTGCTTACTTCTCTTGAGGACTAAGTTTTACCCATTCTGAGTCTGGCAGTATGTTGCTAGATTTTGGTAGTCCATTAGTCCTTATTTCCACACTAGATCT includes:
- the LOC127561014 gene encoding putative uncharacterized protein ZNRD1-AS1 isoform X2, translated to MAKKLQKEQELNYPETIIAPEKKERSKSVRSSVEIRTNGLPKSSNILPDSEWVKLSPQEKLSWAKSTQDPRIAIGHQSPLEKKIVSLGGLHTPAARNLLVQRYKEEHETLSKEKAMSFDYRLAKAENYYYTRIMEMMEEQNEFKKPQIEPVKIPKSQKSSKIKEWDYLVPKRELKHIKSHILRTEQARYSKDIKYKSLPQSSSKTHFPLILFSENKKNDIKKTPSMRKHIRESDQKQQMKEHLERMNRGREFSEERIKERLSIRIPSHPPPFQKQMKKKSRKTFEWSIAYPLLQPQDTSPIKVDVLMEESSEKKDVGKIKQISRPFLTIPSLLRSHLEKMKHY
- the LOC127561014 gene encoding putative uncharacterized protein ZNRD1-AS1 isoform X1 translates to MLYLQIEAQRVMAKKLQKEQELNYPETIIAPEKKERSKSVRSSVEIRTNGLPKSSNILPDSEWVKLSPQEKLSWAKSTQDPRIAIGHQSPLEKKIVSLGGLHTPAARNLLVQRYKEEHETLSKEKAMSFDYRLAKAENYYYTRIMEMMEEQNEFKKPQIEPVKIPKSQKSSKIKEWDYLVPKRELKHIKSHILRTEQARYSKDIKYKSLPQSSSKTHFPLILFSENKKNDIKKTPSMRKHIRESDQKQQMKEHLERMNRGREFSEERIKERLSIRIPSHPPPFQKQMKKKSRKTFEWSIAYPLLQPQDTSPIKVDVLMEESSEKKDVGKIKQISRPFLTIPSLLRSHLEKMKHY
- the LOC127561014 gene encoding uncharacterized protein LOC127561014 isoform X4; translated protein: MLYLQIEAQRVMAKKLQKEQELNYPETIIAPEKKERSKSVRSSVEIRTNGLPKSSNILPDSEWVKLSPQEKLSWAKSTQDPRIAIGHQSPLEKKIVRKPAPSVFSLNQPLLFCLCITV